In one Serinus canaria isolate serCan28SL12 chromosome 2, serCan2020, whole genome shotgun sequence genomic region, the following are encoded:
- the RNF139 gene encoding E3 ubiquitin-protein ligase RNF139: MAAPGPPRLPQLRLGPRLRAGLEVALRVPSLFLIDAIFNSAPLPGGSVSAALLGTLLRLLGVFVSSVVLVLQQRALFKFYMIASAFLLAATSVLVNYYAALHINFYSAYNTAAFGIQIFPHKGPSLWMALSILQLTFGIGYVTLLNMQSLYSQLIILDILIPVIGLVVELPLNVRQVLVFISGLVLTLNTTAILATKIKWFYYSVRYVYLLVRHMYRIYGLQLLMEDTWKRIRFPAVLRVFWLTRLTAQAVVLTYVVKMAENNTEEKFFLISWDNCWELICSLIISGCDSTLTVLGMSAVISSIAHYLGLGILAFIGSTDEDDKRLGFVAPVLFFILALQTGLSGLKPEERLVRLSRNMCLLLTAVLHFIHGMTDPVLMSLSASHVSSFRRHFPVLFVSACLFVLPVLLSYILWHHYALNTWLFAVTAFCVELCLKVIVSITVYILFMIDGYYNVLWEKLDDYVYYVRSTGNIIEFIFGVIMFGNGAYTMVFESGSKIRACMMCLHAYFNIYLQAKNGWKTFINRRTAVKKINSLPEVKGARLQEIDDVCAICYHEFTTSARITPCNHYFHALCLRKWLYIQDTCPMCHQKVYIEDKENANISNNNGFVAPNENPVRVAEEAADAENELNEDNDSSDSDEEDGDCVAQHLNETLNVDSNSIGD, translated from the exons ATGGCGGCCCCGGGCCCTCCGCGGCTGCCCCAGCTGCGGCTGGGCCCGCGGCTGCGGGCCGGGCTGGAGGTCGCGCTGCGGGTGCCGAGCCTGTTCCTCATCGACGCCATCTTCAACTCGGCCCCGCTGCCGGGCGGCTCCGTGAGCGCCGCGCTGCTGGGCACGCTGCTGCGGCTGCTGG GTGTCTTTGTATCCAGCGTTGTTCTGGTCTTACAACAGCGAGCACTTTTCAAGTTCTACATGATCGCCTCAGCGTTTCTGCTGGCTGCAACTTCAGTGTTGGTGAATTACTATGCTGCTTTGCACATAAACTTCTACAGTGCCTACAACACAGCTGCATTCGGAATTCAGATTTTCCCACATAAAGGACCTTCGCTATGGATGGCACTTTCCATCCTTCAGCTTACCTTTGGAATTGGATATGTTACATTGCTAAACATGCAGTCCCTATACTCTCAACTCATCATCCTGGATATACTGATTCCTGTAATTGGCTTGGTTGTTGAATTACCTTTAAATGTCCGGCAAgtacttgtttttatttcaggcCTAGTTCTGACACTAAATACCACAGCCATTTTAGCTACAAAAATCAAGTGGTTCTATTATTCGGTACGATACGTTTATCTGCTGGTGAGGCATATGTATCGTATTTATGGATTACAGCTATTGATGGAAGACACATGGAAAAGGATTCGGTTTCCAGCTGTACTGCGCGTCTTTTGGCTAACAAGACTTACAGCACAAGCTGTGGTATTAACTTATGTAGTAAAGATGGCTGAAAACAACACGGAAGAAAAATTCTTCTTGATATCGTGGGATAACTGTTGGGAACTGATCTGCAGCCTGATCATAAGTGGGTGTGACTCCACTTTAACTGTATTGGGCATGAGTGCCGTCATTTCCTCAATAGCGCATTATTTGGGACTTGGTATCCTGGCCTTCATTGGGTCAACTGATGAGGATGACAAAAGGCTTGGGTTTGTAGCACCCgtcttgtttttcattttggctCTGCAGACTGGTTTAAGTGGACTGAAACCAGAGGAACGATTAGTTCGCCTGAGTCGAAACATGTGCCTTTTGTTGACCGCAGTCCTGCATTTTATCCATGGAATGACAGACCCCGTGCTGATGTCTCTCAGTGCCTCCCATGTGTCATCATTCCGTAGACACTTTCCTGTACTGTTTGTCTCAGCTTGCCTTTTCGTTCTTCCAGTTCTGCTCAGTTACATCCTCTGGCACCACTATGCACTAAATACTTGGCTTTTTGCAGTCACAGCGTTCTGTGTAGAGCTTTGCCTAAAAGTAATAGTTTCTATCACTGTTTATATATTGTTTATGATTGATGGCTACTATAATGTGCTATGGGAAAAACTTGATGATTATGTCTATTATGTTCGGTCAACTGGCAATATTATTGAGTTTATATTTGGAGTAATCATGTTTGGAAATGGAGCTTACACGATGGTTTTTGAATCGGGAAGCAAAATTCGTGCTTGCATGATGTGTCTGCACGCGTACTTCAACATCTACCTGCAAGCCAAGAATGGCTGGAAGACTTTTATAAACCGCCGCACTGCTGTGAAGAAGATTAACTCGCTTCCAGAGGTAAAAGGAGCTCGGTTACAGGAAATTGATGATGTCTGTGCAATCTGCTACCACGAGTTCACCACCTCTGCGCGCATTACTCCATGCAACCATTATTTCCATGCACTTTGTCTTCGGAAGTGGCTGTACATTCAGGACACGTGCCCGATGTGCCATCAGAAAGTGTATATTGAGGACAAAGAAAATGCCAATATCTCTAACAACAACGGGTTTGTAGCACCAAATGAAAATCCTGTACGGGTTGCAGAAGAAGCTGCTGATGctgaaaatgaattaaatgaaGATAATGACAGTTCTGATAGTGACGAGGAAGATGGCGACTGTGTGGCACAGCACTTGAATGAGACTCTTAATGTTGACTCTAACTCTATTGGTGATTAG